The following are encoded together in the Microbacterium hatanonis genome:
- a CDS encoding sensor histidine kinase, with protein MDQTQLTLLALLLGAVIGGGVSGLIFYAFRLRDRAIARTSDDVPSGVSAILAAMDDAAIVTDASSTVLAASAPAEVFGLRVGEVIPSDEVRTLARLSRDSGAPATENLRLQRGSAPSEPRLVAARATAISPRLTLVLIRDITERERVEEMRRDFVANTSHELKTPVGAVSLLAEAIEMAADDPDQVRIFTARLSAEASRLGALTSRIMSLSRLQASAELTEVRDVSIDEVVASAVDAHTLQADSAQVSIVRGGTRGLYVRGEAQVLSEAVGNLIANAIAYSPQGSSVGVGVKSVDEVVEIAVTDRGIGIHESDQNRVFERFYRADQARSRRTGGTGLGLSIVKHAVQRHGGEVRLWSRPGRGSTFTIRLPLADVPEDRAPRTKARRKPRKAGAPSRSTPVKGETA; from the coding sequence ATGGATCAGACGCAGCTCACGCTGCTCGCCCTCCTTCTGGGAGCGGTGATCGGCGGTGGTGTGAGCGGGCTGATCTTCTACGCCTTCCGGCTGCGCGATCGCGCCATCGCCCGCACCTCCGACGATGTGCCTTCGGGCGTGTCGGCGATCCTCGCCGCGATGGACGACGCCGCGATCGTGACTGATGCGTCGTCGACCGTGCTGGCCGCCTCCGCGCCCGCCGAGGTGTTCGGCCTGCGCGTCGGCGAGGTCATCCCGAGCGACGAGGTGCGCACGCTCGCGCGTCTGTCGCGCGACTCGGGCGCGCCGGCGACCGAGAACCTGCGTCTGCAGCGCGGGTCCGCACCGTCCGAGCCGCGACTGGTCGCGGCGCGGGCGACGGCCATCTCGCCACGGCTCACACTGGTGCTCATCCGCGACATCACCGAGCGCGAGCGCGTCGAGGAGATGCGCCGCGACTTCGTCGCCAACACCAGCCACGAATTGAAGACCCCCGTCGGTGCGGTGAGCCTGCTCGCCGAGGCGATCGAGATGGCCGCCGACGACCCCGACCAGGTGCGCATCTTCACCGCGCGGCTGAGCGCCGAGGCGTCGCGGCTGGGCGCCCTCACCTCCCGCATCATGAGCCTCTCGCGGCTGCAGGCGTCGGCCGAGCTGACGGAGGTGCGAGACGTCTCGATCGACGAGGTCGTCGCCTCCGCCGTCGATGCCCACACGCTGCAGGCGGACTCCGCGCAGGTGTCCATCGTCCGCGGCGGCACCCGCGGCCTCTACGTCCGCGGCGAGGCGCAGGTGCTCAGCGAGGCCGTCGGCAACCTCATCGCGAACGCGATCGCCTACTCGCCCCAGGGGTCGAGCGTCGGAGTCGGTGTGAAGTCGGTCGACGAGGTGGTCGAGATCGCCGTCACCGACCGGGGCATCGGCATCCACGAGAGCGACCAGAACCGGGTGTTCGAACGGTTCTACCGCGCCGATCAGGCCCGATCGCGGCGGACGGGCGGTACCGGCCTCGGCCTGTCGATCGTCAAGCACGCCGTGCAGCGCCATGGCGGCGAGGTACGGCTCTGGTCGCGCCCCGGTCGAGGATCGACGTTCACCATCCGCCTGCCACTGGCCGACGTGCCCGAAGACCGGGCACCGCGCACCAAAGCTCGTCGCAAGCCGCGTAAAGCGGGCGCACCGAGCCGTTCCACACCCGTGAAGGGGGAAACCGCATGA
- a CDS encoding response regulator transcription factor: MAQLLVLSSAPGGSSVLPALELLSHRVRQIPAEPAQLVNAPSADVVFIDARADLVGAKSLCKILNTTGLDAPLVLVVTEGGLTAVSTDWGVDDVILMTAGPAEVDARIRLAVGRMAKEQVSSRIQTSGITIDESSYSAKVHGKPLDLTYKEFQLLHFFATHPSRVFTREQLLSEVWGYDYFGGTRTVDVHVRRLRAKLGDLEQLIGTVRNVGYRFNVYEDDVPPAAAAPGAS, encoded by the coding sequence TTGGCACAGCTTCTCGTTCTGAGTTCCGCCCCCGGCGGCAGCTCCGTGCTGCCCGCGCTCGAACTCCTCAGCCATCGCGTTCGGCAGATCCCCGCCGAACCGGCGCAGTTGGTGAACGCACCCAGCGCCGACGTCGTGTTCATCGACGCCCGTGCCGATCTTGTCGGCGCGAAGTCGCTGTGCAAGATCCTGAACACCACGGGCCTCGATGCCCCGCTCGTGCTGGTCGTCACCGAAGGCGGGCTCACCGCGGTCTCGACCGACTGGGGGGTCGACGACGTCATCCTGATGACGGCGGGGCCCGCGGAGGTCGACGCGCGGATCCGGCTCGCCGTCGGGCGGATGGCGAAGGAGCAGGTCTCCAGCCGCATCCAGACCTCTGGCATCACGATCGACGAGTCGTCGTACTCGGCGAAGGTGCACGGCAAGCCGCTCGACCTCACCTACAAGGAGTTCCAGCTCCTGCACTTCTTCGCCACGCACCCCTCCCGGGTGTTCACGCGCGAGCAGCTGCTGAGCGAGGTCTGGGGCTACGACTACTTCGGCGGCACCCGCACGGTCGACGTGCACGTACGACGCCTGCGCGCGAAGCTCGGCGATCTCGAGCAGCTCATCGGCACGGTGCGCAACGTCGGCTACCGCTTCAACGTGTACGAGGACGACGTTCCTCCAGCCGCGGCGGCACCCGGAGCCTCGTAG
- a CDS encoding class I SAM-dependent methyltransferase, which yields MPPSYRGRHWHTGGVGASPVGQITRGTTGTNRLRRVDRWIARHRVLRRSDDPLVVDLGFGASAVTTLELKERLARVRPDVEVRGLEIDPERVARARAQLDASGVTGVSFARGGFEVPLPDGRRPAVIRAMNVLRQYDEGDVADAWRRMASRLAPGGMLVEGTCDEIGRVVTWIEVGPDAAPRSLTVSLRLAGLQQPSIAAERLPKALIHHNVPGEPVHDLLAALDREWERAAAQSAFGPVSRWRATLAALADAGWPLLERSRWRLGEVGVPWHAVAPR from the coding sequence ATGCCGCCATCCTATCGAGGGCGGCACTGGCACACTGGGGGTGTGGGGGCGTCGCCGGTCGGTCAGATCACCCGCGGCACCACCGGTACCAACCGGCTGCGGCGGGTCGACCGATGGATCGCACGACACCGCGTGCTGAGGCGTTCCGACGATCCTCTCGTGGTCGATCTCGGATTCGGCGCGAGTGCCGTGACGACCCTCGAGCTGAAGGAACGACTGGCCCGCGTGCGCCCCGATGTCGAAGTGCGGGGGCTCGAGATCGATCCGGAGCGGGTCGCCCGCGCCCGGGCTCAGCTCGACGCCTCGGGCGTCACGGGAGTGTCGTTCGCGCGCGGCGGATTCGAGGTGCCGCTGCCCGACGGACGGCGTCCTGCCGTGATCCGCGCGATGAACGTCCTGCGCCAGTACGACGAGGGCGACGTCGCCGACGCCTGGAGGCGGATGGCTTCGCGCCTCGCACCCGGCGGCATGCTCGTCGAGGGCACCTGCGACGAGATCGGCCGCGTGGTGACCTGGATCGAGGTCGGCCCGGACGCCGCACCCCGCAGCCTGACCGTATCGCTGCGCCTGGCCGGGCTGCAGCAGCCGTCGATCGCCGCGGAGCGGTTGCCCAAGGCCCTGATCCACCACAACGTCCCCGGCGAGCCCGTGCACGACCTGCTCGCCGCCCTCGACCGCGAGTGGGAGCGCGCTGCGGCGCAGTCGGCGTTCGGACCCGTCTCGCGCTGGCGGGCGACCCTCGCCGCCCTCGCGGACGCGGGATGGCCGCTGCTCGAGCGCTCGCGATGGCGCCTCGGCGAGGTCGGCGTTCCCTGGCACGCAGTCGCGCCCCGCTGA
- a CDS encoding FABP family protein has protein sequence MFDLPTDLPADLAPLSWLVGVWEGTGVLDYEASGHSYAGEFAHRVSFSHDGGSYLNYSASAWLQSGDTTTPLVSEMGYWRLSRPATDADAGPALLPPREPAPARTVDDVEALRNAEGGFDIEVSLVHADGVHELYLGQVRGPRIDLATDAVVRAAGAKDYVAATRMYGLVDAHLLWAWDIAAFGQELRSHASARLARVD, from the coding sequence GTGTTCGACCTTCCCACCGACCTCCCCGCAGACCTCGCGCCGCTCTCGTGGCTGGTCGGCGTCTGGGAGGGAACGGGTGTGCTCGACTACGAAGCATCCGGTCACAGCTACGCCGGCGAGTTCGCCCACCGCGTGAGCTTCAGCCATGACGGCGGCTCGTACCTGAACTACTCGGCCAGCGCGTGGCTCCAGTCCGGTGACACCACCACTCCGCTGGTATCCGAGATGGGGTACTGGCGTCTGAGCCGTCCGGCCACCGACGCCGACGCGGGCCCCGCGCTCCTTCCCCCGCGCGAACCCGCGCCGGCCCGCACCGTCGACGACGTCGAGGCGCTCCGCAACGCCGAGGGCGGGTTCGACATCGAGGTCTCGCTCGTCCACGCCGACGGGGTGCACGAGCTGTATCTCGGCCAGGTGCGCGGACCCCGCATCGATCTCGCGACCGACGCCGTGGTCCGCGCGGCCGGCGCGAAGGACTACGTCGCCGCCACGCGCATGTACGGTCTCGTCGATGCCCATCTGCTCTGGGCGTGGGACATCGCGGCCTTCGGCCAGGAGCTGCGCTCGCACGCCTCGGCGCGTCTCGCGCGGGTCGACTGA
- a CDS encoding YgfZ/GcvT domain-containing protein — translation MATDYSGVPGAVADERGLRHVGGPLAEQRALVAGRAVAPLGDRRVLTVSGEDRLSWLDSLSSQSLTHLAPGVGTETLILDPQGRVEHAASIVDDGETAWLLVDESDAAGLATWLTKMRFRLRVEVRDRSDDLAIVGGTAAAVAALTAVGPTGTPVRWRDPWPDVSPGGWGYAVVEPHPGADRDWSEAVVTLAELDEIVAAAARGEIALAGRDAVDALRVAAWRPRVSADADERALPHELDWMRTAVHLSKGCYRGQETVAKVHNLGHPPRRLVALQLDGSDSVLPAPGDVVRAGETEVGAITSVALHYEDGPIALAIVKRSAPTDVDLVVDTSDGPVSAAQEVVVPRDAGATASVPRLPRLGRRAASS, via the coding sequence ATGGCCACCGATTACTCCGGCGTCCCGGGCGCCGTCGCCGACGAACGGGGCCTGCGCCACGTGGGCGGTCCGCTCGCCGAGCAGCGCGCGCTCGTCGCCGGCCGTGCGGTCGCCCCGCTGGGCGACCGCCGCGTGCTCACGGTCTCGGGCGAAGACAGGCTGAGCTGGCTCGACTCGCTCTCGTCGCAATCGCTCACCCACCTGGCGCCCGGCGTCGGCACCGAGACGCTCATCCTCGACCCGCAGGGCCGGGTCGAGCACGCCGCGTCGATCGTCGACGACGGCGAGACGGCGTGGCTGCTCGTCGACGAGTCGGACGCCGCGGGCCTGGCGACCTGGCTCACGAAGATGCGTTTCCGACTGCGCGTCGAGGTGCGCGACCGGTCCGATGACCTGGCGATCGTCGGTGGCACTGCCGCGGCCGTCGCCGCGCTGACCGCCGTCGGTCCGACGGGCACCCCCGTCCGCTGGCGAGACCCGTGGCCCGACGTCTCGCCGGGCGGGTGGGGCTACGCGGTCGTCGAGCCGCACCCCGGTGCCGACCGCGACTGGAGCGAGGCGGTCGTCACGCTCGCCGAGCTCGACGAGATCGTCGCCGCGGCGGCGCGCGGCGAGATCGCCCTGGCCGGGCGCGACGCCGTCGACGCGCTCCGTGTCGCCGCGTGGAGGCCCCGCGTGAGCGCCGACGCCGACGAACGCGCCCTCCCGCACGAGCTCGACTGGATGCGCACCGCCGTCCACCTGTCGAAGGGCTGCTATCGCGGCCAGGAGACGGTCGCGAAGGTGCATAACCTCGGGCATCCTCCGCGCCGGCTCGTCGCCCTGCAGCTCGACGGGAGCGACAGCGTGCTGCCCGCGCCGGGCGACGTCGTGCGGGCGGGGGAGACCGAGGTCGGGGCCATCACGTCCGTCGCGCTGCACTACGAGGACGGCCCCATCGCCCTGGCGATCGTGAAGCGCTCGGCGCCCACCGATGTCGACCTCGTCGTCGACACGAGCGACGGTCCGGTCTCGGCCGCCCAGGAGGTCGTCGTTCCGCGCGACGCGGGGGCGACAGCATCCGTTCCCCGTCTTCCTCGGCTGGGGCGGCGCGCCGCCTCGTCGTGA
- a CDS encoding RNA degradosome polyphosphate kinase, producing the protein MIQDDALDSGLGDADDDDFDEAVEAVDAQLPENRYLDRELSWLAFNQRVLELAEDPTLPTLERANFLAIFASNLDEFFMVRVAGLARRILTGLAVPTNVGRAPQEVLADISADAHALQLRHAAVWNDLVRPALSDSGIDVVTWDSLDDGDRETLTEYFQTQVFPVLMPLAVDPAHPFPYISGLSLNLAIRVRNARTGRQEFARLKVPPMLPRFVKVAAGDRVRYLPLEELISNHLGHLFPGMEVLDHHAFRLTRNEDMTIEEDETENLIQALEAELLRRRFGPPIRLEITDDMDDVTLDLLITELDITEQEVYRLPGPLDLRGLFDLSKIDRPDLHYPPHVPKTAVAFQPAEQNGRADLFAAIRSADVLVHHPYESFATSVQAFLEQAARDPHVLAIKQTLYRTSGDSPIVQALIDAAEAGKQVLALVEVKARFDEANNIVWARKLEKAGVHVVYGLVGLKTHCKLALVIREEEGVLRHYSHVGTGNYNPKTSRIYEDFGLFTVDDQVGRDLTRLFNELSGYAIEKKFKRLLVAPLHLRKGLVRLIERERDNAQAGKPARVRIKVNSMVDEQIIDALYRASQAGVKVEVWVRGICSLKPSVPGLSENITVRSILGRYLEHSRIFAFENDGDPQVYIGSADMMHRNLDRRVEALVRVIDPAQLLELSALFDLAMSDGTSSWHLQADGEWIRRSVDADGRPLVDMQDKTMVNVQRRRRARAVR; encoded by the coding sequence ATGATCCAGGACGACGCGCTCGATTCAGGTCTCGGCGACGCGGATGACGACGACTTCGACGAAGCGGTCGAGGCGGTCGACGCCCAGCTTCCCGAGAATCGCTACCTCGACCGTGAGCTGAGCTGGCTGGCCTTCAACCAGCGGGTTCTCGAACTGGCCGAAGACCCGACGCTCCCCACCCTGGAGCGGGCGAACTTCCTGGCGATCTTCGCGAGCAACCTCGACGAGTTCTTCATGGTGCGCGTCGCAGGCCTCGCCCGCCGCATCCTCACCGGTCTCGCCGTGCCGACCAACGTCGGCCGCGCACCGCAGGAGGTGCTCGCCGACATCTCCGCCGACGCGCACGCGCTGCAGCTGCGCCACGCCGCGGTGTGGAACGACCTGGTGCGCCCGGCCCTGTCTGACTCCGGCATCGACGTGGTCACCTGGGACTCGCTCGACGACGGCGACCGCGAGACGCTGACCGAGTACTTCCAGACGCAGGTCTTCCCCGTGCTCATGCCGCTCGCCGTCGATCCCGCGCACCCGTTCCCCTACATCTCGGGGCTGTCGCTGAACCTCGCCATCCGCGTGCGCAATGCCCGCACCGGTCGCCAGGAGTTCGCACGTCTCAAGGTGCCGCCGATGCTCCCCCGCTTCGTCAAGGTCGCGGCGGGCGACCGCGTGCGCTACCTGCCGCTCGAAGAGCTCATCTCCAACCACCTCGGACACCTCTTCCCCGGCATGGAGGTGCTCGACCACCACGCCTTCCGACTCACCCGCAACGAAGACATGACGATCGAGGAGGATGAGACCGAGAACCTCATCCAGGCCCTCGAGGCCGAGCTGCTGCGTCGCCGGTTCGGGCCTCCGATCCGCCTCGAGATCACCGATGACATGGACGACGTGACGCTCGACCTGCTCATCACCGAGCTCGACATCACCGAGCAGGAGGTCTACCGCCTCCCCGGCCCGCTGGATCTGCGCGGCCTGTTCGACCTCTCGAAGATCGACCGCCCCGATCTGCACTACCCGCCGCACGTGCCGAAGACGGCCGTCGCGTTCCAACCCGCCGAGCAGAACGGCCGAGCCGACCTGTTCGCCGCGATCCGCTCCGCCGACGTGCTGGTGCACCACCCCTACGAGTCGTTCGCGACGAGCGTGCAGGCCTTCCTGGAGCAGGCCGCACGCGACCCTCACGTGCTCGCCATCAAGCAGACGCTGTACCGCACGTCGGGAGACAGCCCGATCGTGCAGGCGCTCATCGACGCGGCGGAGGCCGGCAAGCAGGTGCTCGCCCTGGTCGAGGTGAAGGCGCGCTTCGACGAGGCGAACAACATCGTCTGGGCCCGCAAGCTCGAGAAGGCCGGCGTCCACGTGGTCTACGGCCTGGTGGGACTCAAGACCCACTGCAAGCTCGCCCTCGTCATCCGCGAGGAAGAGGGCGTGCTCCGCCACTACAGCCACGTCGGCACGGGCAACTACAACCCGAAGACGAGCCGCATCTACGAGGACTTCGGTCTCTTCACCGTCGACGATCAGGTCGGCCGCGACCTCACGCGCCTGTTCAACGAACTGAGCGGGTACGCGATCGAGAAGAAGTTCAAGCGCCTCCTGGTGGCCCCCCTCCACCTCCGCAAGGGTCTCGTCCGCCTCATCGAGCGCGAGCGCGACAACGCACAGGCGGGCAAGCCCGCCCGCGTGCGGATCAAGGTCAACTCGATGGTCGACGAGCAGATCATCGACGCGCTGTACCGGGCGAGCCAGGCCGGTGTGAAGGTCGAGGTGTGGGTGCGGGGCATCTGCTCGCTCAAGCCGAGCGTGCCGGGGCTCAGCGAGAACATCACGGTGCGCAGCATCCTGGGGCGCTACCTCGAGCACTCGCGCATCTTCGCGTTCGAGAACGACGGCGATCCGCAGGTGTACATCGGCAGCGCCGACATGATGCACCGCAACCTCGACCGCCGCGTCGAGGCGCTCGTCCGCGTGATCGATCCGGCGCAGCTGCTGGAGTTGAGCGCCCTGTTCGACCTCGCGATGAGCGATGGCACGAGCTCGTGGCACCTCCAGGCCGACGGAGAGTGGATCAGACGCAGCGTCGACGCCGACGGCCGACCGCTCGTGGACATGCAGGACAAGACGATGGTCAACGTCCAGCGTCGGCGCCGGGCTCGGGCGGTTCGATGA
- the phoU gene encoding phosphate signaling complex protein PhoU encodes MREVFHQSLEDVQARLVEIAELVSVAIEKATQSFSTSDVTLAEAVIEADAIIDEKAAALDELAIEILARQQPVARDLRIVVTALRVSASLERMGDLAEHIAQLSRSRFPERAIPKGLKSTFTRMGELDVTVAKKLTELLRTEDLAIAEEIRNDDDAIDELHLSVFEKVLGEGWTGEATATVDATLASRYHERFGDHAVSVAKRVVYLATGDWAGADDSVTLPA; translated from the coding sequence ATGCGTGAAGTATTCCATCAGTCCCTCGAGGACGTGCAAGCGCGACTCGTCGAGATCGCCGAACTCGTCTCGGTCGCGATCGAGAAGGCCACCCAGTCGTTCTCCACGAGCGACGTCACCCTCGCCGAAGCGGTCATCGAGGCCGACGCGATCATCGACGAGAAGGCTGCGGCCCTCGACGAACTCGCCATCGAGATCCTCGCCCGCCAGCAGCCCGTCGCCCGCGATCTGCGCATCGTCGTCACTGCGCTGCGCGTGAGCGCGTCGCTCGAGCGCATGGGCGACCTCGCCGAGCACATCGCTCAGCTGTCGCGGTCGCGCTTCCCCGAGCGCGCGATCCCCAAGGGCCTCAAGTCGACGTTCACCCGCATGGGCGAGCTCGACGTGACGGTCGCGAAGAAGCTCACGGAGCTGCTGCGCACCGAAGACCTCGCGATCGCGGAGGAGATCCGCAACGACGACGACGCCATCGACGAGCTGCACCTCAGCGTGTTCGAGAAGGTGCTCGGCGAAGGCTGGACGGGTGAAGCCACCGCGACGGTCGACGCGACCCTCGCCAGCCGCTACCACGAGCGCTTCGGCGACCACGCGGTCTCCGTCGCCAAGCGGGTCGTCTACCTCGCCACCGGCGACTGGGCCGGGGCCGACGACTCCGTGACGCTCCCCGCGTAA
- a CDS encoding FUSC family protein, translating to MSAANEPAPTTGVVTTGWRSRLDLRPRLFRVRDSGAAIIQIVLAATGAYTFAHLVLGHALPLVAATVTVSSLGLVRDARPRRVIETVAGMLVGILIAEVIVLVAGGGWWQIALALGTTLVVARFLSAQPAFAIAAAIQALIALTVGVGAPPFLRLLDGIVGGIAALLVTALVPRSGRRSELRDAAALFAGVDSAISTLVQALRRGDRLRADRGLEKARALQAAVDQWRTSLESGLAIARISPFLHRERSELARHERVRQSMDLATRNLRVVARRISYLVDDGAPREIAADLLAELGRAARLVADSLDDISVEPAARAVIVGIAARLDPAAMLPGAGLGDHNLIAALRPLAVDLLTATGMPPGDARAIIPRI from the coding sequence GTGAGCGCCGCGAACGAGCCCGCGCCGACGACGGGAGTCGTCACCACGGGATGGCGGTCGCGACTCGATCTTCGTCCCCGGCTGTTCCGGGTGCGCGACTCGGGCGCCGCGATCATCCAGATCGTTCTCGCCGCCACCGGTGCCTACACCTTCGCCCATCTCGTACTGGGCCACGCGCTCCCGCTCGTCGCCGCGACCGTCACGGTCTCGAGCCTCGGGCTTGTGCGCGACGCCCGTCCGCGACGGGTCATCGAGACGGTCGCCGGGATGCTGGTGGGCATCCTCATCGCCGAGGTCATCGTGCTCGTCGCCGGCGGCGGCTGGTGGCAGATCGCGCTCGCGCTGGGCACGACCCTCGTCGTCGCCCGTTTCCTCTCGGCCCAGCCCGCCTTCGCGATCGCGGCGGCCATCCAGGCGCTCATCGCCCTCACCGTCGGTGTGGGCGCGCCGCCGTTCCTGCGGCTGCTCGACGGCATCGTCGGGGGGATCGCGGCGCTCCTCGTGACCGCCCTGGTGCCGCGCAGCGGCCGCCGATCGGAGCTGCGCGACGCGGCCGCCCTCTTCGCCGGGGTGGACAGCGCCATCTCCACGCTCGTGCAGGCGCTGCGGCGAGGCGACCGGTTGCGCGCCGATCGCGGCCTCGAGAAGGCGCGCGCGCTGCAGGCCGCGGTCGACCAGTGGCGCACGTCGCTCGAGTCGGGGCTCGCGATCGCGCGCATCTCGCCCTTCCTTCACCGCGAACGCTCGGAGCTCGCCCGACACGAACGCGTGCGCCAGTCGATGGATCTCGCGACCCGCAACCTGCGGGTCGTCGCGCGCCGCATCTCGTATCTCGTCGACGACGGCGCGCCCCGCGAGATCGCCGCCGATCTGCTCGCCGAGCTCGGCCGCGCCGCACGGCTCGTCGCCGACTCCCTCGACGACATCTCGGTGGAGCCCGCCGCCCGTGCGGTGATCGTCGGCATCGCCGCCCGCCTCGACCCCGCCGCGATGCTGCCCGGGGCAGGTCTCGGCGACCACAACCTCATCGCCGCGCTGCGTCCGCTCGCGGTCGATCTGCTCACCGCCACCGGCATGCCGCCGGGGGATGCCCGGGCGATCATCCCGCGCATCTGA
- a CDS encoding phosphoglyceromutase, which yields MTAPYTLILLRHGQSEWNKTNQFTGWVDVRLTEQGKNEAARGGELLAESGLLPDVLHTSVLSRAIQTANIALDAADRLWIPVKRSWRLNERHYGALQGKDKAQTLEEFGPEQFKLWRRSFDVPPPALPADDEYSQVGDPRYVGIDGEVPHTESLKLVIDRMLPYWEDAIVPDLRAGKTVLVTAHGNSLRGLVKKLEGISDDDIAELNIPTGIPLVYRLDENLEPVGKGEYLDPEAAAAGAAAVAAQGKG from the coding sequence ATGACCGCGCCTTACACGCTGATCCTCCTCCGACACGGCCAGAGCGAGTGGAACAAGACCAACCAGTTCACCGGGTGGGTCGACGTCCGCCTCACCGAACAGGGCAAGAACGAGGCCGCCCGCGGCGGCGAACTGCTCGCCGAATCGGGTCTGCTGCCCGACGTGCTGCACACGTCCGTGCTCAGCCGCGCAATCCAGACCGCCAACATCGCGCTCGACGCGGCCGACCGGCTGTGGATCCCCGTGAAGCGCTCGTGGCGTCTCAACGAGCGTCACTACGGCGCCCTCCAGGGCAAGGACAAGGCTCAGACGCTCGAGGAGTTCGGACCGGAGCAGTTCAAGCTCTGGCGCCGCTCGTTCGACGTTCCGCCGCCGGCCCTCCCCGCCGACGACGAGTACAGCCAGGTGGGCGACCCCCGCTACGTCGGGATCGACGGCGAGGTGCCCCACACCGAGTCGCTGAAGCTCGTCATCGACCGCATGCTCCCGTACTGGGAAGACGCGATCGTCCCCGACCTGCGCGCCGGGAAGACGGTGCTCGTCACCGCCCACGGCAACTCGCTCCGGGGCCTCGTCAAGAAGCTCGAGGGCATCAGCGACGACGACATCGCCGAGCTGAACATCCCGACCGGCATCCCGCTCGTCTACCGTCTCGACGAGAACCTCGAGCCCGTCGGCAAGGGCGAGTACCTCGACCCGGAGGCCGCCGCCGCCGGCGCCGCGGCCGTGGCCGCGCAGGGCAAGGGCTGA
- a CDS encoding NUDIX hydrolase, producing MTETAVYAAGGVVWRVVDGKLRVLLITRTRYRDLTLPKGKLDPGETLPEAAVREIHEETGLRVSLGAPVGVSRYAMPNGRTKIVHYWATEATDAAVRSTSFVPNKEVSSVEWMSVKKARARLSYPVDIEILDAFTALVDGGVLRTFPLVVLRHAKAKSREDWDGDDAARPLNTRGRRQSNAIVGPLLAFGVRRIVSSPAERCIRTVMPLSAALGRRVDRTELISEHAWSHGLSDPRTVVVERVRARKPVVLCSHGPVLPDILSELAATTGTRPGAYLGSASTLDTAAFSVAHLPVDNPGAGIVSIETHDPRL from the coding sequence ATGACCGAGACCGCCGTCTATGCCGCGGGCGGTGTGGTGTGGCGCGTGGTCGACGGAAAGCTGCGCGTGCTGCTCATCACGCGCACGCGATACCGCGACCTGACGCTGCCCAAGGGCAAGCTCGATCCCGGCGAGACGCTCCCCGAGGCGGCCGTACGAGAGATCCACGAGGAGACGGGCCTGCGCGTCTCCCTCGGCGCGCCGGTGGGGGTCTCGCGCTACGCGATGCCCAACGGCCGCACGAAGATCGTGCACTACTGGGCGACCGAGGCGACGGATGCCGCGGTGCGCTCGACGTCGTTCGTGCCCAACAAGGAGGTCTCGTCCGTCGAGTGGATGAGCGTCAAGAAAGCCCGTGCGCGTCTGAGCTACCCGGTCGACATCGAGATCCTCGACGCGTTCACCGCGCTCGTCGACGGCGGCGTGCTGCGCACGTTCCCCCTCGTCGTCCTGCGCCACGCGAAGGCGAAGTCGAGAGAGGACTGGGACGGCGACGACGCCGCGCGCCCGCTGAACACACGAGGTCGGCGCCAGTCCAACGCGATCGTCGGCCCGCTCCTGGCGTTCGGCGTGCGACGGATCGTCTCGAGCCCCGCCGAGCGATGCATCCGCACCGTCATGCCGCTGTCGGCCGCTCTGGGGCGCCGCGTCGACCGCACCGAGCTCATCAGCGAGCACGCGTGGTCGCACGGGCTGTCTGACCCGCGCACCGTCGTCGTCGAGCGCGTTCGTGCCCGCAAGCCCGTCGTGCTGTGCAGCCACGGCCCCGTGCTCCCCGACATCCTCTCTGAGCTGGCGGCGACCACCGGCACCCGCCCCGGCGCCTACCTGGGCAGTGCGTCGACGCTGGACACCGCCGCCTTCTCGGTGGCGCATCTGCCGGTCGACAACCCCGGCGCGGGCATCGTCTCGATCGAGACGCACGACCCGAGGCTCTAG